Genomic DNA from Osmia lignaria lignaria isolate PbOS001 chromosome 6, iyOsmLign1, whole genome shotgun sequence:
ATAccgtcttcttttctcttttttttcatatacTCGTTCTATGTTCCACTGGACTATTCTTTGTTCTCTCTTTGTTGCTGCTGAAAcgtaaaatgtttcttttaaaaCGTCGCATAAACCCGATATGTACATCGTTTAATCCAAAGAAGCCAACTTGCGCGCGCACATATACATTagtgatgtgcggcccgactaatACAGGATTGCCTTAAAATAAGCAACACGTCTGgccagttgcttattacggatcaagactattcgggtcggttcggaaaacatcgggcgggctcggccGGGTGTCCGATGCATACGTGCAATAGTGGTAGCCCAACTGTTTCGGGTCAGGTtggataaagtcgggcagattcTGACGAGCTCCCGCGGACCGCGGGATTTTCCTAATTCTTATAAGCAtctgcaaaatctgttttatgtggaattttggaataagataatttttatgtggaaaaataatacttgtaacgaatttatttCCGACCTGatccgaaatagtcgggctacccgactgcacgcatgtatcggacacccgcccgagcccgcaatatcgggtacccgcacatccctagtgCACATAGAAAACATTTTACTTCATAAAAACGAAAACACGTTCGTATATTGGTGATAATGCATACAAGTATCCGTCGAACGTTTAATGGTAATATAACTCGTTCACGCTGTTGTACGTTTAGTTTTacgataaattttaaatttatttctttgcacATCGTGGTAGATACTTACACGGTATCAACGAATGATCGCTCGTCATCACTCAACGATAAAATTATCGTTAATCGATCACTCATTTCGGTTAAGAAACACATCGCTACTTACGAACACAATTTCTTCCATTTGTTCGTAGTTTTAAGCACTGATGTATACAGTTCTTGTGTTCTTGCGTGAAGAAGATATTTGTggtattttgtttttttttttttttttttttttcattttttatctgtGCTTGTAAAGCAACGTAACGCACTATAGCAGAACTGAACAACGACAGAGTTCAGTAGTAAGTATAACACTATATACgtgtaaaatatacatatgtaacccTGAGCGTAACAATCCATTTGTACGGTGTCAAATTAATAGAAGAATGAAAAGGAAGATAGAGTTTTTGTGATTAAACGCGCTTGCTTTAAAACCGCAACGACCTGTATTCTTTTATGATTGTATTTTTACGATTTGTATTTTCCAAGAAATCGAATATTTTATcggtaaaataaaaagagaagcttgaaaaaaaaaccaacagaattgacttttcttaaatttccTTAGTGCCATATTCTCCAGCATTCTAATTTCGAAAACTACAATAttcgtataataatttatatcgaAGATGACaaataaaatactaaaattacaCAAAtgacaataacaataacaacaacgaaGCGAGTTAACTGgcgtaaaaatatatttcgcgTTCTTTTGAAGGAACAAGTTTTCCGAAATATCGTTCAATTACAACCGAGCTAAGcttattgtttcattttttctttttaccgttAACAAAATAATTGATACTACGTGGTCAGGTTATTGCCGATTCTTAAATTACTGCCTAGTGCATCGTTTTATTTTAGCCGATTATCTTATCTTGCTTGGATCTGAAGGATCTATTACACTTCGCACAACGTTTATTAAATCATGTATCTACGACATATTGCAAATATGAGTACGTTATACGTGTGCATATAAAAGAATTGAAACATAAAGGTATCAGTATCGATATCGGAAAGGTAACGTATCGTACCTATATACATAGTACATGATAGACGCCTGCACACTAGTGATGTGCGGGCCGACTAATATGTCGGGTTTCCGACTATTCGGGTCgcttcggaaaacatcgggcgggctcgggcgggtgtccgactgtttcgggtcagatcggataaagtcgggcagattcggactaactcccgcgggccgcggccTAATTCTTATGTATGTGCTTGTTAATACTtacaataagcatgtgcaaaatctgttttatgtggaattttggaataagataatttttatgtgaAATATAATGcttgtaacgaatttatttcaaatgaatttcattccatgTCACCTGTATGTTCATTCTATACAAACTAGATTTTGAACATGCTTATTCCAAGCATTAACAAAtacatgagagttgggtcgcggaCCGCGGGAGCTCGTCCAAATATacccgactttatccgacctgatccgaaatagtcgggctacccgactgcacacATGTATCGGACatccgcccgagcccgcccaaTCCGTATTATCGGGTACCCGCAAATCCCTAGTGCGCACGAATTTACAGAAAAAACAGAGTTCGTTAAACGCGCCGCACATCAACTTTGTTAAAAACCTTAGGACTTGGCTAAGATGCCAGTTGTGTTTAACGTATGTAcgttttacaaaatgaaaattgtttttcGTACATTCGATTACGTACGAATAGTTTGATAGAATCCGTACAGTTTATATTATTGGAACACAAGTTTCTCTATGAACCACAACGATGAATTTTGTTTTCGTCCAAAATCGAAGTAAGTCGGCACAAGTCGAAGTAAACCAAAGACGGCTTCGATGCAATGAATTAGGTAAAGAAAATTTGTCGGCCGATCGAGCTACAATTGTTCGATTATGGAATCGAAGAGTCGAATTATTACGTATAGAAGAATGATAGAACGCGAACGGAAGAAACTGATCGATGATCGATGGTCGTTAAGTTTGAACAAAACGTCACGCAATGTCACACGCTGTTGAGACTGCTAGCTTCTTCGGCTTCGCTTTCGCTCGCAAGACTAACCGATGATTCCAGTTGATATCTTATATCGAAATCATTCGTTGAGTCTTGATAGTGCTGTTGCTGCTGGTGCTGCTGATTATGGTTGTGATGATgctgatgatgataatgactATGATACTGATGATTATGCTGTTGAATTAAATGATGTTGAAGTAAATTCTCGTTATGATAACGAtgattcttttcatccattcgCTGCCGTAGTTGATCGAGATGGTCAGCCTGAActcgtttctttaattttcgaTGATAAAACAGGCAAACGATCACTGCTACCAAAACCGTACCAACGGCATAACTCGCAGGAACAGCATAATTATACGTCTGTACAACTGTACCACCTGCAACATGATTATTCTCTGTTAAACGTCTTTCATCGTCGTATATATAAATCTAAAacatatacgtatatacatTTGATTGCGATTCAACGATGTTCATCTTTAATTCGTTTTAGTAGCAAGCGATCAAAGTGCCTCGTCTCAATTTATAACCGTATATCTTATATTTAAACATATGTAATTTACAAATATGTAAATGTGTGTGAAGAAAAATGCGATTCAGTGGCGCGCTTTGTACTTGTTTATCGATATTTCTTAAAGATTTcgtttttacattttacagaGCGTAAATAAtgctaaagaaagaaaaaaaagctaAGTAGATAAGTTATTCGTAAAAGTGACAATTGTCCGCCTATGTCTGTTTGAATGTAATAGGAAATAGATGTAGAGGTaaaaagagagacagagacAGAAACAGAGGTAAAGGTAACGATAGAAacgtagaagaaaaaaaaaatgtcacatGCTACTGTACACGGAGAAATATGCATTCATCGTAAATCATGCGTTTTCTGTAAATCTATGTGTAAAAGATAACACAAACGGTACAGCAGAAAGTAACCGTAACTCTTTAGACATTCAAGATTCATTTGTAGAACTTGAGGAATAAAGGAAACATACATTGTCCTTAATATTGGTCAATTTACAAAATGGAACGTGAAGATTTTTCGAGGTATGCACCTGATGTATCTGatgttcttttctttcttcttctttatcgtTTAATCAGTATTAAGGACTAGTTTCCTATTAAacacaaataatgaaaaaaaaaatgaataaataaataacaaaatagattaaaataaagtctaaataaaaagaaagaaaaaaaggaaaagaaaagaaacggtaCGTGTGCAGTACTGTGAGTGAACTCACGTGATAGGGAAGATCATAACATGCCGGATCGTCGGAAGCTTCATGAAGGGCTCAGATGGCCACGAACACAAAGCACAGAGATAGAAGAAGCATGGCAGAGACTCCAGCCAGTGCTGGCGACAATGGGGCTGATGCTGCACCTGCGACACCACACACAGTCATTCACCCAACtcaatccctacattctctcaCCTGTACATACACAACTAAGTACGTGCTACTTACccaaaatattacaattttgtaCATACTTGTCCTCGAGTACTATtatacaatatttcatttttcgatttatttttcaatatcaaaCATTCGCTCCGGTACGTTATATTTCGTTTTATCTAACGCGATGCAAAAATCGAAAGAATCGTAGAatgaatatctcgcaaacgatcaATATGAATTTGTACATTTTCATATAGTAATCTAGCAATACGAGTATGAAACTTTTGTTCTCGCAATATTGTAAAAGCAAAAGATGAAATGggaaagagaaatgaaattgaaagttaCTTCGAAACGCGCGTCAGCATCAGTTCTCGAAGCCAGGACAGTATATGTCCCGATCCCACATATATACTTAATTATaatgaattaataaatgaaagaataaaacaagtatatatatatatatatatacacacatacgCACAGACGAAAAGGATCAATTTAaggttttataatataaaaagagaACACGTTCGAAAAATTTGTAGAACAATAATATCTATTGAACGATTCGAAAGAATTACATACTCGACATTGGATCGGTGTGTATAGTTTGCAACGGAGAAAGTATATATGTAATCTATCTACCTATGTATAGGTATACAGAGGTGTATCGATCGTAGAAGCAAGGTAAAAGAAGAAACCAACCACACTGCTTATTAAGGAGTCGTTTTCTCGATGTTTTCTAACGATTGCGAAACTTACAGTTTTCCTCGTCCGAAGTATCAGCCGGGCCacaattataaatgttattaCACCGAAGTGATTCGGCAATGCAGTATTTACTTATGCTGCACAAAAACTGATCCTGGCAGCTGCCGTTTGTACTGACTTCGGTCCACGTAGCTCTGAACCCTTGTTGCCCTACCGCTTTGTCGGCCAAGATAAAGCTGGAAAAGAcaaaaggagaaagagaaagaatttaGGACACTATCGATGGAGGCTCAATGAGAGTAACGTCAATAGATAAAGGGAGAGAAGCGGCAGAGGATGGCGAAAAATTGTGATTAATCGTGAACAAACGACAAACCTAAGGCGCATGTTATTATCCTCGGACAAGTAGGTCCATTTAATGTCGGGTGTCTTCACGCCGCACAATTCGACCGGCGTTGTCAATACAGAATACCACATACGTAACACCGCAGCTGGACAGCCACGAACTAAAAAATGATTGATCGTTATCACTTTTTCTCAAATCGTTATTCGATTCGAATCTCGAATAACGCGAAGCGTGTACACGGTATCTAAGAAAAGACGTACATCGTGAAGACCGGCTATTTACCGATAATGGAATAATAATGAGGTCCTTTAGCACTACGATATACAGGATGTTCAAAAACAGGTGggtaaaattttaaggggtgattctagggatcaaaataggacgaaaatagcgtttgcggctttgttttccagtaattaatgtttaaaagtTCGAGTAAAACGCGCCTGAAAgctgcaacctgcccagcaccgacgactgaatgtCAGGTCAGCAGGAGTTGGttcagtcataaccaagaatcgaagccaaAAGCAGCAGTGCCGAGAAACAGAACAGCACGAAGttaagtttctactatttaacgattcttggttatgactgtacgtTCCCCtactgacctgacgttcagtcgtcggtgctgggcggattgcaggtttcaggcgcttttcactcgaatttttaaacgttaataactagaaaacaaagccgcaaatgctatttcgttattcttgattttcgtcttattttgatccctagaatcaccccttaaaattttgcccacctgttgaacaccctgtataagtgaTTAACAAACCGGTCGTTTAATTCCTTTTTCGTTACCTTATGGCAATTCTGGTACAGTGTACGTCTTGTTCTTCATTGTTCTTCAGATACCCTGTACTTGTACCAACCGAAACGTTAAACTAATCACGTATCGATATACCTGACTGATCACCCTCTACTGAAAATAGTTCAAAGTTTAACAGTATTTGATGGTTCGCTCGAACTCTTATAAACCAGTTACAAGTTTTGCTAGCAAAATTTCTTGCAGGCCCATCGTACTTGTTCGGAAAATTTGGACTGGCAATGATTCCGTAATTTACGCTACTTATATTCGAGCCGCAATCTGCAACACGAACGATTAAAAATACATAAGTacttatatttgaaatttccataTGTAGCAAAGTTTGCGTGCTAAGAAGTACCTCCGAAAATAGGTTTGGCCACTTCGAAAGTGTAACGCGCTTTGAAGCCGCTGTAAACGAGCTCGGAATCCGAATGAAGGATCACCTTTAAACCAAGTGCACCGAGATTCGATTCTACGGGTCCTGGCGATGTATTACCGCAATATCTGcctattaatttttctgtatCGTCCCGATACATATTGTAAATTTCTAACCAATCGTCTTGACAGGCAATCAgtctgaaaataaaatgagGGAAGAGCTATGGAAATTATTGTCCTCATATTTATTCCTTGTCGGTGATATATCATTTATCTTTGTTCCCTGATTAGAGAAGCAGAGAATCAGGTGTATGAAGCCGAGTCAACTTACCCATAGCGGCCGACAGTCATGTTTATATTTTTCGTTCTAACTTTAAAGTAATCGAATATCAAGGTAACTTGTTCGTTCGGCGTTGCTAAAAAAAAGTAAGTACAATTTGTGTCGCTTGGATAATTACTGGGATGCCGCGGAGAATTAAAGTCTCCCTTTTTACGCGAGGAACTGCGGTACGTAAACGTGCAGCTACCGTCTGGAGCCGCGGTACCTGGTATCTTGTACTCCGTTTCGAAATTGTACCTGTAAATATCAAAAGTATATCGATAAATCAAGTGGAGAAATTTAAGTAGAAAGAATTTTCCATCCCTTTCCTACCGTGCTTTAAAACCTTGTCCTTGAGATTCTCCGCTGCTAAATACCATCACAAGTCTCGGACCATCGCTAACTACGTGGCTCGGATTGCTCTTCAAACCGCATAATTCATAATCGAATTTATCGTATGAATCGGTCGCCTCTTGTCCTTTTAAATACAACTTCAAGTAACCATCTGTACACGATGAACTAGACGAAATAAAACGATAATTCATTGTAATaagataatgataattaataaatatgtttaaaaaattgtaattgaacTTACTCtcctattgttttattttttggtATTTTAAATGTTATGAACTCTAATCGAACGCGCTCGAGATGTTGCGAGTCTTGCATTCCATATACAAAATACCGACACACCACCTTCGGTATGTACGGATACGGAAAGTTTGGGCTAACGACGTATCCAGAAGACTCCTTTCTGCTTAAAATTTTTTGGTCGCATTCCGATCCTCGAATATGCTCACCCTTATAAGCGGTTATGAAGTCTGAGTAGACAAAGACGAgcgtatgtatatatacatacgtatacgCACATACATATATCGTATATACAGGAAATTGTGTAATGCTAGTTGCAAGCCGCCGATTAACCGGTGTACCATTGGTAAGGGAAACTATAATTTGGAAAATACAGGGTgctcgacaacaggtgggcaaaattttaaagggtgattctagggatcaaaataagacgaaaatcaagaataacaaaatagcgtttgcggctttgttttccagtaattaacgtttaaaaattcgagtaaaaaacgcctgaaacctgcaacccgctcagcaccgacgactgaacgtcaggtcagcaggggtcggtacataAGTATATATCATACAATAGTGACgcatacaaaattaaaaaaggaagtTTAAATATAAGGATTCTAACTCGTTCAATTTATATATTCGCTGCTTCGAACTTACCTAACTTGACGAAACTTTCGGAGAATTCAAAGATACCTTTGAATCCTCGATTTTGCGTGTTTGCTGTACGTTGAAGAGTAGAAAAGAGTACGTATAAACTAGACTCCGAAGAGTATAATACCAAGTTTCGTTGTTGACCGCAATAAGTTCCAATAACAGCGGAGCTATTGTCCAAACCATCGTACACTTTAACGTAATCCAACGGACAGCTGTAAAACGAAGGTgtgataaagaagaaaaagaaaacagattTTCCGATGCAACTGCTTTTAAATATGCAACATGTATAAAAACTTCTTTTCATCCAAGTGTTGCGTACTAATGGACCCAGAAGGAAGTTGCGCAACAATAGAATGAAGAAGTCGATGTCGACTTGAGCAGAAGACTCCCATTTAAacgctgcggaaaacagaatattttcttaacacattttcttattttcttaattccgtcaagtaagcgatgacagaaatgtcAACCTCTTCATTCTATTATTGCGCCACTTCCTTTTGGGTctactagcgagaggatcaccctgtaatACGTTTACGTATACATACTGTGGACCTCCAAAGAACAAATCAAAGTCTCGAAACTCCAAGCGTACTCGTTGGCTGTCTTTCCCGATAAACTTATAGCTACACACCAGTCCCTTCGGATAAGTGCCCGGATACGTGGGAGATAATATGTTGCCGTTACGCTTGTTTTCCGAATTTACCGTGAAAGAACACGGCGTGCTAGGAGCTGGCGTTCCTACTTCGTATTCCGCTGCAAATTACATTGTCGATTAACATTCCAGTCTGCACCGAACGATCTATCGAAAAATTGTTTgccaatattttcatattttcatgttttcaaattttctatatcCCTTTTACTCTATGAATCGAATACGCGCCTTTGCGAAAGGCTCGAATGTACAACAGTgatataagaaataaaaaaatgaaaataagaaaaacaaaagaaaagctgaagaagaagaagaaaaagaagaagaaagagatgaAGAAGAGTAAACGTACATGCATTGACAAACGCGTAAGTACCGCTAAAGAGGCTGGGTAACGTGATATTTTTATCGGTGTAGAAACTAAGGGCGATTCCCTGGTATAGGGAAATCCGCCTGCGAGGTGGAATTGGACCGCAGTAACGTCCTCCGAAAGGCGTATCCACCAACTTGCTTGTGTTCTCGGATCTAACTTCCATGTACAAGTCGATGTATTCGTGGACGCAACTGGAAACGAAGAATATCTCTGATTAATCGTTTCATTAATCGTGATCAACCGTGTAAATAAGATGCGCTGATACTTACGCAGGTATTTCTCCGACGGCGGCGCCACTATCGAACgcaaattcataaataaacggACCAGGGTAAGCGATCAACGTGTACTTacttattaacaatattattgcAAATATTACGGTTCATCGATGAAACTGAAAAACAAACTTACTCTGGTGGCGCCCCTCGAAGGCCAAACGAGGTGAAAACCAATTCTACCCGTTGCCTCGGCCCAGCGAAAAACGTGTACACGCATTGCCGAGAATCCCCTTCGGGATTAATCAACGTCGGTGCATGAAAAGTTCCGTTTAATGCACCATCCGGTGTGCTTATAAACTTCTGATCGCATTCTGTGAAATTGTAAACACGTAAACGTTCGTTACCTTCTTAACCTAGCAAAGAAATATCTGCATCGCGTCCTGACACATTAAAGAGTAATTCACGTATTACCACTGACCTGTACTGCTACGAGGACAGAGTAGCAAGAACAAGATAAAAGcggaagaaatgaaattattcccTGAAGCCTGCCAGAATACCGAAGCCATACTGCATCCTGGGGATACAGAGTTAATTTTAGCGCGTTTTTAATCCTTCTCATCGATTCGACGAACatacattattaataataaattaattttacaatgatTTTACCATATCGTCAATCTCTGTTCCACGCATAGGAAGAATATGAAAAATTGCTCCTGAACATCATCTGTAATCATAAGTGTTTTTAACTTTCAACCACTTTTAAAACACGATTCGCAAAAATCGAAAAGATGTTGTTCCGTAGGGGCATTCAAAGCACGTGTCGCGTTTATTTATCGAGGCCACGCCCTCGTAACCCCGTATCCCTCCTACGAACGCGCCCTTTAAAAATGTCATCGCATCTAATCTACCTCGTTACTATTCTATATATTACACGCATTCGTTGTGTCAACTTTAAAGTATAAGCTATAAAACTTAAGGAGGAATTGCGACAAGTGTCGCGAAATAAACACAAGAGGGAGAGGAGACGGTAGAACTCGAAACCGCGCCCTTTAGTCACTTGGACGAGAAAAGAACACGGTCAACATCAGCGGATCTCGaataaagaatataaattataaattatacacgTATACATATAACGGTACAGTAACGTGACTTTGAATACATTACTTACATACATTACTTTGAATACGTACCTTGAACGCGTAGGTCGAGTTCAACACCCGAATCTTATTTAACGTTTCGTTAAGTTCGCAGGAATACGAACGATAAACTAAACAATACGATACTGTCGTAGCTCAACCGCCCGGCCAGCTGTTTCGCACACTTCACCCTTCTTTCGGTGCACCAACTTTATGCCGCACACTTTACGCCACGATGGATCGTGGCTCTCCAAGTTTGCACATTTAGCAAATTGAGAAAAGTAGCAAGGAATGGTCAGGACGAATCGTAGGAAAATCGATGGTTGCGCGAAAACGACAAACACAGTCACCAAACGCGGAATCTATCCGGATCGCGATACTCGGTTCAGGCTCGTGTCGAGCAATCTGCTTATTGATCTTATAGGGGCATAAGGCAAATTGCTTATTGATAATCGTGGCACGAGGACGACATCGATGCGATATATCATCTTTATCATTACGCTTGCATGTCAAGATACGGGGCGAAATATAGGAGCGAAAACTCCATATAACGCGTACGCGGATCTCGGGGGTTGGTACGCGCGTACACGCGCCCGGCATGCACGTTGCACAGGCGAACTTGACTCCGGCGAGAATTGATGCACGGAGAGATAAAATAGGGACGTTGCTAAAGTGACAGAAACGACTGATACGACAGAATCCCCCGCAGTGGCAACTGCACCCCTCTCTTTCAACTCCTATCGAGATACTGGTTTACCCCGATACGCCCTAACCATAAGGGAGAGATACAGAGAGAGAGGTCGCTCGAATCAGTTAAAGCGAGAGTGGGGAGAAACGAGCAAGAACAAGGGATTCTGACATCGACCGAGGGTTTctactttctatattctataGAAAATAGTAGAAGAACGATTATTTTTCACAagaaatacataaatatatgaacgaaacaaataaaaaaagacaCTTGTAAAAAAGAAGTATAtcgggaaagaaaaagaatgcaAATGATATTACTTCTCACCCCGGTCTTTCGCGCTTTCTACTTACTTCCCGCTTCCTACTCCTCTTTTCTTCTCTATAGTGTTACTGTTACTTGTACAATAGCAAGATGAGAAATACGAGAAGATAGAAAGCGTGGAATGAGAAAGATTAATAGCTGTAACGAGGAGTTAGTTGATATCCGGAAACACCGATACCGTGCAAATAAATACAGCATCGTTTAAGAAAGGTAATTCACATACAACTGTTTATTGAGACATGTAGAATACATCTGGTCATACACAAAAATCTTTGACACTTTAAATCAAGCTCCTAGCCCGAAAAAAAGGAACCGTTTCAACATCGTTTTTAAATTCATCGATAATTATTATGTTCAACTACGTCACACTAAAATTATGGGCAACTTTTAAAATTGCGGGAATTAAAAAAAGCAAAGCAATTGGaagatgaataattaaaaaaaaaaaaaaagagaattaatAATCTGAAAACGCAATTACTAACGATAGAAGAATTTGGTCGTAAGAAATTTGTaagaaacttttttttcttttttatagccATGGAGCTGACATGTGGCATGTGGCGCGAGAAACATAAACCGTTTATATTCGTGTGAATAGTGTTACgtatttcgttttttttttttttttaaacattttttctttcattttcttttcgtaCACAAttgttcatatttttttatctttttttttgttttatgtgTTTGCTTGTTTTGTTTGTTTATCGTTTGTTATTTGTTTTCCTCATTAGTGCTATATAACATCACGTCACAAAATGCATATTCGCaggaatataatatataatatattttatatataattaaaaaacacaTCTTTGGGCCGTTATTAACATAAATTGAGCGACCCAAAAATCACACAACATCCGCTTGACACGGGCCAACCAAAAAAGAGTCAAGTTCCCAAGGATGTGTGCCGCGAATTAGGTCAATGACCGGGTAAAAGGGCGCGCGTGGCTACTGCATTGTCAGCCACAGTGGTGCATTTTATCCTAAATGCGACCGATAACCCCCCAGGCACCCCAGCTGCCACACACCGGTCAAAGTATAAAATAGCGCAAAGAGGGTAAATGATATAATTGTTGGGGCACCTTAAGGCTGGGGTAGGGCCAATATCGTAACGCTAGTACCTAGATCAGTCTAAAGTCTCGTCACCGTGAACTGCCTCTGCTTTTGCCAGGTTATGCTTCCTTGCCCCCGCAAGCTgaatttgtttcctttttttccctctttctttctctctttctttctttctttctttctttcgttcgtccgttctttctttctttctttctttctcgcttGCATCTTTGTTTCctacctgcctgcctgcctgcttcgtatatatgtatataatcttCCTTTACTACAAATTTCGAAGGAAAACCAGAATTTATATTGAAATGTTATTGTGTTACAAAAATCCACTCAGTATAATTAGCAATATTATCCTTatcgtattaatattaatattattatatcctCGATagtatgattttataaataGGACATGTGTAGGTAAGTAGAATAGGTAGGTATAAAATATGGTAAGTGAATAATGAAGAGTTTATAGGAGATGAGGAGGGggggggaggaggaggaggaggaggaggactaAAGGAATAAAAGGCAATAATATTTAACCAGTACAGGTAAAATATCggtttctgtttttttcttttttcaactgCTGGCtcctttttttctatcttcctTTTGCTTTCATTCGCTTCAATCCCTTTTCTTCCCTTCCATCCAACCATCCTTGCCATCATCCTCCCTCTCactcgctctctctctttctctccctctcaccCGATCGATCACTTTCACTCTTAAATtccatttcttctatttctcCCGCTCACACTCCCGGTTGCTTCTTTCCGTTAGACAATGACCGCATGACTGGGGACAGGAAGTAAAAGTAAGGGGCCTTCGATCTTTATGTTACAGTTATCATATCATCGCTATTAGTATCGATGGCAAAGAAATATGAAGTTTAAGTAAAAagcgaataataataataataatgtaacaaAATGCTCATCGATGCGATAAATTTTCAACTAATCGATCGCTTTCAAAGCTATTCGTTCTTGAAAATCGATTGTTTCAAAACTCAGTGGACAGAAttcgtgttttctttttttttttttttgtttttcatttttcttacgtATTGAAATTTCTATCGC
This window encodes:
- the LOC117601543 gene encoding cubilin isoform X3 → MASVFWQASGNNFISSAFILFLLLCPRSSTECDQKFISTPDGALNGTFHAPTLINPEGDSRQCVYTFFAGPRQRVELVFTSFGLRGAPPDGAAVGEIPACVHEYIDLYMEVRSENTSKLVDTPFGGRYCGPIPPRRRISLYQGIALSFYTDKNITLPSLFSGTYAFVNASEYEVGTPAPSTPCSFTVNSENKRNGNILSPTYPGTYPKGLVCSYKFIGKDSQRVRLEFRDFDLFFGGPHCPLDYVKVYDGLDNSSAVIGTYCGQQRNLVLYSSESSLYVLFSTLQRTANTQNRGFKGIFEFSESFVKLDFITAYKGEHIRGSECDQKILSRKESSGYVVSPNFPYPYIPKVVCRYFVYGMQDSQHLERVRLEFITFKIPKNKTIGDSSCTDGYLKLYLKGQEATDSYDKFDYELCGLKSNPSHVVSDGPRLVMVFSSGESQGQGFKARYNFETEYKIPGTAAPDGSCTFTYRSSSRKKGDFNSPRHPSNYPSDTNCTYFFLATPNEQVTLIFDYFKVRTKNINMTVGRYGLIACQDDWLEIYNMYRDDTEKLIGRYCGNTSPGPVESNLGALGLKVILHSDSELVYSGFKARYTFEVAKPIFGDCGSNISSVNYGIIASPNFPNKYDGPARNFASKTCNWFIRVRANHQILLNFELFSVEGDQSVRGCPAAVLRMWYSVLTTPVELCGVKTPDIKWTYLSEDNNMRLSFILADKAVGQQGFRATWTEVSTNGSCQDQFLCSISKYCIAESLRCNNIYNCGPADTSDEENCGTVVQTYNYAVPASYAVGTVLVAVIVCLFYHRKLKKRVQADHLDQLRQRMDEKNHRYHNENLLQHHLIQQHNHQYHSHYHHQHHHNHNQQHQQQQHYQDSTNDFDIRYQLESSVSLASESEAEEASSLNSV
- the LOC117601543 gene encoding cubilin isoform X2 gives rise to the protein MASVFWQASGNNFISSAFILFLLLCPRSSTECDQKFISTPDGALNGTFHAPTLINPEGDSRQCVYTFFAGPRQRVELVFTSFGLRGAPPDGAAVGEIPACVHEYIDLYMEVRSENTSKLVDTPFGGRYCGPIPPRRRISLYQGIALSFYTDKNITLPSLFSAEYEVGTPAPSTPCSFTVNSENKRNGNILSPTYPGTYPKGLVCSYKFIGKDSQRVRLEFRDFDLFFGGPHCPLDYVKVYDGLDNSSAVIGTYCGQQRNLVLYSSESSLYVLFSTLQRTANTQNRGFKGIFEFSESFVKLVSLTNGTPVNRRLATSITQFPVYTIYVCAYTYVYIHTLVFVYSDFITAYKGEHIRGSECDQKILSRKESSGYVVSPNFPYPYIPKVVCRYFVYGMQDSQHLERVRLEFITFKIPKNKTIGDSSCTDGYLKLYLKGQEATDSYDKFDYELCGLKSNPSHVVSDGPRLVMVFSSGESQGQGFKARYNFETEYKIPGTAAPDGSCTFTYRSSSRKKGDFNSPRHPSNYPSDTNCTYFFLATPNEQVTLIFDYFKVRTKNINMTVGRYGLIACQDDWLEIYNMYRDDTEKLIGRYCGNTSPGPVESNLGALGLKVILHSDSELVYSGFKARYTFEVAKPIFGDCGSNISSVNYGIIASPNFPNKYDGPARNFASKTCNWFIRVRANHQILLNFELFSVEGDQSVRGCPAAVLRMWYSVLTTPVELCGVKTPDIKWTYLSEDNNMRLSFILADKAVGQQGFRATWTEVSTNGSCQDQFLCSISKYCIAESLRCNNIYNCGPADTSDEENCGTVVQTYNYAVPASYAVGTVLVAVIVCLFYHRKLKKRVQADHLDQLRQRMDEKNHRYHNENLLQHHLIQQHNHQYHSHYHHQHHHNHNQQHQQQQHYQDSTNDFDIRYQLESSVSLASESEAEEASSLNSV